A window of Epinephelus fuscoguttatus linkage group LG24, E.fuscoguttatus.final_Chr_v1 contains these coding sequences:
- the LOC125884730 gene encoding cytochrome P450 4F3, producing the protein MSLLWGVISHVLSWTGLCQVLLVACAGLGAVVAVWMLRLLARHAWYTHRLSCFRKPHASSWLLGHLGKMQCTEEGLLHVDDLVQIYTHCCSWFIGPFYHLVRLFHPDYIKPLLTAPASITVKDELIYGHLRPWLGQSLLLSDGEVWSRKRRLLTPAFHFDILKSYVARFNTSTNTMHEKWRHLVAKGTTNIEMFDHITLMTLDSLLKCAFSYNSNCQRSTSEYVSAIVELSDLVIDRRQKILHHWDWIYWRTQQGKQFKRALSIVHRFTREVVQKRRALISQQKNTETDFSTAPQRKKDFVDIILLAKDENGRGLTDEEIQAEANTFMFAGHDTTGSAICWTLYNLARHDHYQEQCRQEVMDLLQGRDTHEIEWEDMSSLPFTTMCIRESLRLHSPVQAVTRRYTQDMVLPGDLIVPKGAITLVSIYGTHHNPAVWTNPHEYQPLRFDPANKEGQASHAFIPFSSGPRNCIGQKFALAELRVVVALTLLRFRLTPGVNPELGTSSGGVRRLPQLVLRAEGGLWLQIEPLEPHSLEELQDE; encoded by the exons ATGTCTCTCCTCTGGGGTGTCATCTCTCATGTCCTCAGCTGGACGGGCCTCTGTCAGGTCCTGCTTGTGGCCTGTGCAGGACTGGGAGCTGTGGTTGCAGTCTGGATGCTGAGGCTGCTGGCACGACACGCCTGGTACACACACAGGCTGTCCTGCTTCAGGAAGCCACATGCAAGCTCCTGGCTTTTAGGCCACCTGGGCAAG ATGCAGTGCACAGAGGAAGGTCTCCTGCATGTGGATGACTTGGtgcaaatatacacacactgttGCAGCTGGTTCATCGGCCCTTTCTATCACCTGGTCAGACTCTTTCACCCCGACTACATCAAACCTCTACTAACGGCACCTG CGAGCATTACTGTGAAAGATGAACTCATCTATGGCCATCTGCGTCCGTGGCTTG GACAGAGCCTGTTGCTAAGCGACGGGGAGGTGTGGTCTCGCAAGAGACGGCTGCTGACCCCAGCTTTTCATTTTGATATTCTGAAGAGCTACGTCGCCAGGTTTAACACCTCAACTAACACTATGCAC gAGAAGTGGCGCCACCTGGTGGCAAAGGGCACAACTAATATAGAGATGTTTGACCACATTACTCTGATGACTCTGGACAGTTTGCTGAAATGTGCATTTAGCTACAACAGCAACTGTCAGAG GTCAACCAGTGAGTACGTGTCAGCCATAGTGGAGCTGAGTGACCTGGTAATAGATCGTCGGCAAAAGATTTTGCACCACTGGGACTGGATTTACTGGAGAACACAGCAGGGAAAACAGTTCAAAAGGGCCTTAAGCATTGTGCACAG GTTTACCAGGGAGGTGGTCCAGAAGCGACGAGCCCTGATCAGCCAACAGaagaacacagagacagatttCTCCACAGCACCACAAAGAAAGAAGGATTTCGTGGACATCATACTGCTGGCAAAG GATGAGAATGGACGAGGCCTGACAGATGAGGAGATACAGGCTGAGGCCAACACCTTCATGTTCGCAG GTCACGACACAACAGGCAGTGCCATTTGCTGGACGCTGTATAACTTAGCACGCCACGACCACTATCAGGAGCAATGCAGGCAGGAAGTGATGGATCTGTTGCAAGGACGAGATACGCATGAAATAGAGTg GGAGGATATGTCCAGTCTTCCCTTCACCACCATGTGCATCAGAGAGTCTCTGAGGCTGCACTCTCCTGTGCAGGCCGTAACAAGGAGGTACACCCAGGACATGGTATTGCCAGGGGATCTGATAGTACCGAAGG GTGCCATCACTTTGGTCAGTATTTATGGGACACACCACAACCCTGCTGTCTGGACAAACCCACat GAGTATCAGCCGCTGCGTTTTGACCCTGCAAACAAAGAGGGACAGGCCTCTCACGCCTTCATCCCCTTCTCCTCAGGTCCCAG GAACTGTATCGGTCAGAAATTCGCCCTGGCAGAGCTTCGGGTTGTCGTGGCGTTGACCCTGCTCAGGTTTCGCCTGACCCCGGGGGTGAACCCTGAACTCGGGACCAGCTCTGGGGGAGTCCGCCGTCTCCCCCAGCTCGTCCTGCGTGCAGAGGGAGGTTTGTGGCTGCAAATAGAGCCACTGGAGCCGCACAGCCTGGAGGAGTTGCAGGACGAATGA